A window of Silurus meridionalis isolate SWU-2019-XX chromosome 4, ASM1480568v1, whole genome shotgun sequence contains these coding sequences:
- the cep192 gene encoding centrosomal protein of 192 kDa isoform X2, with protein MESFRNLGDETFPSFLSNTSLGSGGRVTLGDVTLGSTLGVPVAASTVAKSRATADNRLTDVQASYLEPGPLSLAGSQGSSCGREKFALSFKDDLENADDFIAANRFSGLLVKVNLDESECVPVSKASDMRVHAASARPSDYPDDISTGLLTVSHFGGKETIASPTVLAPLPIEEGLESEAADSDGMSGSVASFLVNEKLMSLDSMNSDLTDDDIDVDNLHDEELQLYFNKLVPPSMQRGRVEGQEISAAELPGSQIGSSQPLATELTSTKNRSNFLNDYNKGDFCMPDVRLAATGMDSCPASDEDTEDELEASQNRSRARFLLPSTSRQLVGESNQTHCRPGLEGGSSDDESQPGDQFIDSRTGIEQRCSAEGRVIELPITGDGGGGDGSSGSEEDGNDGGVSTVPPPTGVQTTYDVLRGLGIVGGNGTGEDEHLFSQLPGLGRFASSEHSQMGHRVGPVGTVETESSVQGSVLTRLQSTNQSMNQHRQEALNSMDSSHSGAESLEEQFDSMYLRPGGVCNLQDSTSGALQGTQFAFDFSFTKNSKAGVSQGHTINFSDSGLFGGPCRNSVSVDKYTKSNEEHSGESLEVKYLSQASHPNEDERSDIWNQVSCPDVQLAFQQDANATHSVVYQNEDGKWVTDLAYYSSFEKETNIPDDIANQLQCEEFVVGGQAMEKIIEDQAEFDKEHQFMQEEQIEAVNRSVLLGDTSWKLPPSSHILMRSSQVSNEFEKGNQSYLRISLGEFFQQRSEALGCLGGSEEDIKRPSFGYIINSPEKREPFALIRPSDFSSRGSSVHSETVQLSEADDTMNPDLEKTLVLTPSGQPQMGHSHQKDVQVSPVVSLEHKENSSHSSESNSSGNVTLSISTIASAIADASISSDPAQLAAMIMELSKKRQSKSRTGVLVQTPELEKLPEQDHLQKTISMDELSVLDMEKYLKKAEVSSSDSDASSSHSCLDILSMADSLGNSLGTTQRQTPPLQNSISLHAVEHSTSKGVFSSQVSQNNASKQSIESVSECKRSNAKRSSIPRPKTSCIPTATAHPARRSAGAGQSLTSTLKPKSVQGKPERSKSGCHIPTPAGNRSCSESRIKISPARPQASGTCQSLKSNDSISELLSTPKNHQTSGCSDLPTSGSLQHTTKSKTCLRQEGRPCSEAAQSPGSPRAAQSVAKEKLTLAGPSCSLNTDANFASPERCASGVVEASHCNFRPSTSPLTHSSPSQTSLPSGYGDLSPSSSSGMCERSPGTDPLSPQSHCSSPSISRLTYLSINENTTLPTPANHQKNNSMSLSTTIIRASPTPPVDPFDATKTIHHNGDLSSKLSCPAEAPRSNQHTIEHGSHVQNEGIIHNDYKRQCGPVNQQSEPHPSLYAPVDSGYSSNLNINNQPGGPMEQSTKQVSNIPGAGSGAFLDSNFGHPTSSYKSEPLRYGLAPNAQGALSDLTGGVSAHLTGQSLFSTQLPQHYLNTDGSLQAPSYHIGPLAGPYGMPAVMTGANSQAAQTHVPGTTGLSSVYMTAGQHPHHYPLSKAYGQPSMGAWCVRDVADFRVVVPDELKFPGACCVGIACQTSLSIFNPSERWQQVAISVVNLSIDGEKVDSLPYQWLIVKNKTIIGPKSTEEQKVLLIAPKAGLYQCTLSVSSWPASAESETVAQAEAFAKKVVLIAVAENPAIDVDVGKTGLDFGDLAGGTAKSLSLKMVNRTRATVPIRLVISANASAWHCFSFSKSPVTMTADSSLHSGGNLTSVSVINHVMHSSYGDNPDSFMVWVNFNAPQRFNAKLGELGTPDEFGARVDIEVDSPGPSRVIQSVPLRARSGTARVHAPKDLQTVCLQCPLGQSTSQTLPLKNAGNIDVQLRLKSNDGDNCFTVKPEELFLQTGEEQGVTVSFTAQNNRKYKECLLTILVLPSGPQYEVVLKGEVVQGNSRNVTSAQVSVPHGEVPPILSNKQFMAWGGVPLGRAVQQKLVLRNNSPTTSQQLRLLIRGQDQDCFQLQSSFGPEERLTRSREQIIKPKEDVTVHILFAPTRVASMLAKLEIKQSAVRPSQPGVKFTIPLSGYGGTSNVILEELRKRSDGYVATLSSIQTGRVSKLCVCVRNTGSRAAFIRAVPYSDLEKRMVMDSTVIGLSPSQFILKERTQEVITVVMKASCREQALCQSSTALLATICLFCGDEVSRQQFRRLLRIKPDVSKKVLSENSLLKSISFDEPFLGEELVQEAFDLPQRPNEAQIFYGNMNKVILSLLGTVEASDSGESEHIECVRASQHHAMDSDSGLGTSERHFSNVSLDVLPVKGPPLCPSQPVVKRTESSVDNTWSIQPEQLVLTAPTITGAADTKHVRILNCSDRELRFELSWPAHCLTVTPQHGILEPQSHLQILISPNPSLASKSSMLPWSGQIYIQCDDQQKFIKVQIRQDLAMDISAVNSSSDRSLCPLPPQTETPVGSGFKAQCSSPHTSVEIKNRTVVFPSTCSGESSECSVDVENHGEEVRWYLSSFAPPYVKGVDGSGDVYRATYTAFRCERMSGMLGVKEKMQVPFTFLPRDGGDYAQFWDLECHPVTKPQQKSRIRFQLSGMGIRAGAGTGHKEDCTLVRTDFSAKNRKKVESVGSKTGMESSRKGVYAPQSLYTFPATRVGEVSTLKVNFRNNSCDTHELRFLSPSEPFFIKHSKYSLRTQHYINLPVQFKPTAVGQFSGFLLVQTDADVKLSIELSGEALP; from the exons ATGGAAAGCTTCAGAAACCTGGGGGATGAGACATTTCCCAGCTTCCTCTCCAACACGTCTTTGGGTAGCGGTGGCCGGGTCACTCTGGGTGATGTTACGCTGGGTTCCACACTCGGTGTGCCCGTGGCTGCTTCTACTGTGGCTAAAAGTAGAGCTACAGCAGACAACAG GCTAACGGATGTACAAGCTTCCTACTTGGAACCGGGGCCACTTTCTCTAGCAGGTTCTCAAGGCTCAAGTTGTGGGAGGGAAAAGTTTGCACTCAGCTTCAAAGATGATTT GGAGAACGCAGATGACTTCATAGCTGCCAATCGTTTTTCAGGCCTGTTAGTGAAGGTTAATTTGGATGAGTCAGAATGTGTGCCAGTGTCTAAAGCCTCCGATATGAGAGTTCACGCTGCGTCTGCCCGGCCCTCTGATTACCCTGATG aTATTTCTACTGGCTTATTAACAGTTTCACATTTTGGAGGAAAAGAAACCATTGCGAGTCCG ACTGTGTTGGCTCCACTACCTATTGAAGAGGGTCTAGAGAGTGAGGCAGCGGACAGTGATGGGATGAGCGGCAGTGTCGCTAGCTTCCTGGTTAATGAGAAGCTCATGTCGCTTGACAGCATGAACAGCGATTTAACAG ATGATGACATTGATGTAGACAACCTACACGATGAAGAGTTGCAGCTGTACTTCAATAAGCTCGTTCCTCCGTCTATGCAGAGAGGTCGAGTGGAGGGCCAGGAAATCTCCGCTGCT GAGTTACCTGGCAGCCAAATTGGTTCATCTCAGCCTCTTGCTACTGAACTTACATCGACCAAAAACCGAAGCAACTTTCTAAATGACTACAATAAG GGGGATTTTTGCATGCCTGATGTGCGACTAGCCGCCACAGGTATGGATTCGTGTCCTGCTAGTGATGAAGACACTGAGGATGAGCTGGAAGCCTCACAGAATCGTAGTAGAGCCCGATTCCTGTTGCCCAGCACCTCCAGACAACTG GTTGGTGAAAGCAATCAGACTCATTGTAGGCCAGGCCTAGAGGGTGGAAGCTCAGATGATGAGTCTCAGCCAGGTGATCAATTTATAGACTCCAGGACAGGCATTGAACAACGGTGCTCTGCTGAGGGTAGAGTGATTGAATTGCCAATAACCG gagatggtggaggtggtgatggtagCAGTGGCAGTGAGGAGGATGGAAATGATGGGGGTGTGTCTACAGTCCCGCCACCCACAGGTGTCCAGACCACGTATGATGTGTTACGGGGACTGGGAATTGTGGGAGGAAATGGAACAGGCGAGGATGAACACCTATTCTCACAGCTCCCTGGATTAGGCCGATTTGCATCAAGTGAGCATAGCCAG ATGGGACACCGTGTGGGCCCAGTTGGGACAGTTGAAACAGAGTCTTCAGTTCAAGGTTCTGTACTGACCAGGCTTCAATCTACAAACCAAAGTATGAATCAGCATAGGCAAGAGGCACTG aaTTCCATGGATAGTTCACACTCTGGTGCAGAATCTCTGGAGGAACAATTTGACTCTATGTACCTTAGGCCTGGTGGTGTCTGTAACCTACAGGACTCCACTTCTGGTGCCCTTCAAGGCACCCAGTTTGCTTTTGACTTTTCTTTTACCAAAAACAGCAAAGCGGGAGTCAGCCAAGGGCATACAATCAACTTTAGTGATTCGGGTCTCTTTGGGGGCCCTTGTAGGAACTCTGTCAGTGttgacaaatacacaaaaagcaATGAGGAACATTCAGGAGAATCTCTTGAAGTCAAGTACCTGTCTCAAGCTTCCCATCCGAATGAAGATGAGCGGAGTGATATTTGGAATCAAGTATCCTGCCCTGATGTTCAGCTGGCATTCCAACAAG ATGCCAATGCCACTCACAGTGTTGTCTACCAGAATGAGGATGGGAAATGGGTGACTGATCTAGCCTACTATTCCTCCTTTGAAAAGGAGACAAATATCCCTGATGATATTGCAAACCAATTGCAGTGTGAGGAGTTTGTTGTTGGTG GCCAGGCTATGGAAAAGATTATTGAAGATCAAGCAGAGTTTGATAAAGAGCACCAATTCATGCAG GAAGAACAGATTGAAGCGGTCAATAGAAGCGTACTTCTTGGCGACACCTCATGGAAACTTCCCCCTAGTAGCCACATTCTAATGAGATCCTCCCAAGTCTCAAATGAGTTTGAAAAGGGAAACCAAAGTTATTTGCGAATTTCCCTGGGGGAATTTTTTCAGCAGAGATCTGAAGCGTTGGGATGTTTAGGGGGCAGTGAGGAAGACATTAAAAGG ccttcATTTGGTTATATCATCAACTCACCTGAGAAGAGGGAGCCCTTTGCTTTGATTCGGCCCTCTGATTTCTCTTCTAGAGGAAGCTCTGTTCACAGTGAAACAGTCCAGCTTAGTGAGGCAGATGATACCATGAATCCAG ATTTGGAAAAAACCCTTGTACTGACACCATCTGGGCAGCCACAAATGGGTCATTCACACCAAAAAGATGTCCAG GTTTCACCTGTGGTATCACTAGAACATAAAGAAAATTCCAGTCATAGTTCTGAATCAAACTCCAGTGGAAATGTAACACTTAGCATCAGCACAATTGCATCAGCTATTGCTGATGCCTCAATAAGCTCAGACCCTGCCCAGCTTGCAGCAATGATCATGGAGTTATCAAAAAAGAGGCAGTCCAAAAGCAGGACAGGCGTGTTGGTTCAGACTCCTGAGCTTGAAAAACTGCCTGAGCAGGATCACCTTCAGAAAACCATATCCATGGATGAGCTGAGTGTTCTTGACATGGAGAAATACCTGAAGAAGGCAGAAGTGTCAAGCAGTGATAGTGATGCTTCCAGCTCTCATTCCTGTCTTGACATTCTTAGCATGGCGGACAGTCTGGGTAATTCTCTCGGTACTACACAAAGACAGACTCCACCTTTACAAAACAGCATCAGTCTTCATGCAGTAGAGCATTCAACTTCAAAGGGTGTTTTTTCAAGTCAGGTTTCACAAAATAATGCATCCAAACAATCTATAGAATCTGTGTCTGAATGTAAAAGGTCTAACGCTAAAAGAAGTTCTATTCCACGTCCGAAGACTAGCTGCATTCCGACAGCCACAGCTCACCCAGCTAGAAGATCAGCAGGTGCAGGGCAGTCTTTGACCTCAACTCTAAAGCCTAAATCTGTTCAAGGAAAACCAGAAAGAAGCAAAAGTGGCTGCCACATACCAACACCCGCAGGAAACAGGAGTTGCTCAGAGTCCAGGATCAAAATAAGCCCAGCACGACCGCAGGCCTCTGGAACATGCCAATCTTTAAAAAGTAATGACTCGATATCAGAATTATTGTCTACACCCAAAAACCATCAAACCAGTGGATGTTCAGATTTACCTACATCAGGGAGCTTGCAGCACACAACCAAAAGCAAAACCTGTCTGAGGCAGGAGGGGAGACCATGCTCAGAAGCAGCACAATCGCCTGGGAGTCCACGAGCTGCTCAATCTGTTGCAAAAGAGAAACTGACACTTGCTGGACCAAGTTGTTCTTTAAACACTGATGCAAATTTTG CCTCACCTGAGCGCTGTGCCTCTGGTGTTGTGGAAGCTAGCCATTGCAACTTCAGACCATCCACCTCTCCACTTACTCATTCAAGCCCAAGTCAGACATCACTGCCTAGTGGATATGG agACCTGTCTCCTTCCTCTAGTAGTGGTATGTGTGAGAGAAGTCCTGGGACTGACCCACTGTCACCACAATCTCACTGTTCTAGTCCATCCATCAGCAGACTTACCTACCTTTCTATTAATGAGAACACTACACTTCCTACACCTGCTAATCATCAG aaAAATAACTCTATGTCCTTGAGTACCACAATAATCAGAGCAAGTCCCACCCCACCGGTGGATCCTTTTGATGCAACTAAAACTATCCATCACAATGGAGACTTGAGTTCAAAATTATCCTGTCCTGCTGAAGCTCCCAGATCAAATCAACATACCATAGAACATGGCTCACACGTCCAAAATGAGGGCATTATCCACAACGACTACAAGCGTCAATGTGGGCCAGTGAATCAACAATCCGAGCCTCACCCTAGTCTGTACGCTCCAGTAGACTCTGGTTATTCTAGCAACCTCAACATTAACAATCAACCTGGTGGACCAATGGAGCAGAGTACTAAACAAGTCTCTAACATCCCTGGAGCAGGGAGTGGGGCTTTCCTTGACTCAAACTTTGGCCATCCCACTAGTTCTTACAAATCTGAACCTTTGCGGTATGGGTTGGCCCCAAACGCTCAGGGTGCTTTGTCCGATTTAACTGGTGGTGTATCAGCTCATCTCACTGGTCAATCACTTTTCAGCACTCAGCTTCCCCAGCATTACTTAAACACAGATGGTTCATTGCAGGCACCATCCTACCATATAGGGCCTCTGGCAGGACCGTATGGCATGCCAGCAGTAATGACTGGTGCTAATTCACAAGCTGCACAAACACATGTTCCAGGAACAACAGGTTTATCATCTGTCTATATGACTGCTGGTCAACATCCTCATCATTACCCTCTTAGCAAAGCTTATGGACAGCCCAGCATGGGGGCATGGTGTGTACGTGATGTGGCAGATTTCAGAG TGGTTGTCCCGGATGAGCTGAAGTTTCCTGGTGCATGTTGTGTTGGCATTGCCTGCCAGACATCACTCAGCATCTTTAACCCCTCAGAACGCTGGCAACAGGTGGCCATATCTGTAGTGAATCTTTCCATTGATGGCGAGAAG GTTGACTCCCTGCCATACCAGTGGCTGATTGTGAAGAATAAGACCATCATTGGACCTAAAAGCacagaggagcagaaggtgCTGTTGATTGCTCCAAAAGCTGGCCTTTACCAGTGTACTCTCAGTGTGTCATCCTGGCCTGCTTCTGCTGAGAGCGAGACTGTGGCACAGGCTGAAGCCTTTGCCAAGAAAGTAGTACTTATAGCAGTCGCTGAGAATCCAGCAATAGAC GTGGATGTTGGTAAGACTGGCCTGGACTTCGGGGACTTGGCAGGGGGCACTGCTAAGTCCTTGTCACTTAAAATGGTTAACAGGACTCGAGCAACTGTGCCCATTCGTCTAGTGATAAGTGCA aATGCCTCGGCCTGGCATTGTTTCAGTTTCTCTAAGAGTCCTGTCACTATGACGGCAGATAGCTCTCTCCATTCTGGTGGGAATTTGACTTCAGTTTCTGTCATAAACCATGTAATGCATTCTAGCTATGGAGAT AATCCTGACAGCTTTATGGTGTGGGTTAACTTTAACGCACCTCAGAGATTCAATGCAAAATTAG GTGAATTAGGCACACCAGATGAATTCGGTGCTCGTGTGGATATTGAGGTGGACAGCCCTGGCCCCAGTCGTGTGATCCAAAGTGTTCCCCTCAGAGCAAGGTCTGGAACAGCCAGAGTTCATGCTCCCAAGGATCTGCAG ACTGTTTGTCTTCAGTGTCCACTGGGACAGTCAACCAGCCAGACCTTGCCCTTAAAAAATGCAGGAAACATTGATGTCCAGCTTAGACTAAAG AGTAATGATGGTGACAACTGCTTTACTGTGAAGCCTGAAGAGCTTTTTCTGCAAACTGGAGAGGAACAGGGAGTCACTGTTTCTTTCACTGCCCAGAACAACAGAAAATATAAAGAGTG TCTACTGACAATCCTTGTACTGCCCAGTGGTCCACAATATGAGGTTGTCCTAAAAGGAGAGGTGGTCCAGGGGAATTCTAGGAATGTGACATCTGCTCAAGTGTCCGTGCCTCATGGTGAAGTGCCACCGATCCTCTCCAACAAGCAGTTCATGGCTTGGGGAGGAGTTCCGCTAGGCAGAGCTGT GCAGCAGAAGTTGGTACTGAGAAATAATTCCCCCACAACATCACAGCAGCTACGACTACTTATTAGAGGGCAGGACCAGGACTGCTTTCAG ttgcagAGTTCATTTGGCCCTGAGGAGCGATTGACTCGTAGCAGAGAGCAAATAATTAAACCCAAAGAGGATGTGACAGTTCACATTCTTTTTGCTCCCACACGTGTTGCTTCCATGCTGGCCAAGCTTGAGATTAAACAGTCTGCTGTGCGGCCCTCTCAACCTGGAGTCAAATTCACT atTCCTCTGTCTGGATATGGAGGGACAAGTAATGTGATTTTGGAGGAATTAAGGAAGCGTTCTGATGGTTATGTGGCCACTCTAAGCAGTATTCAGACAGGCAGAGTCAgcaaactttgtgtgtgtgtgcgaaacACAGGCTCCAGAGCTGCCTTCATTCGAGCTGTGCCATACAGCGACCTGGAAAAGCGCATGGTCATGGACTCGACAGTAATTGGCCTATCACCCTCACAGTTTATACTGAAAGAAAGGACTCAAGAG gtGATTACAGTGGTGATGAAAGCATCGTGTAGGGAGCAGGCTCTCTGCCAGTCAAGCACTGCTCTTCTAGCCACCATTTGCCTCTTTTGTGGGGATGAAGTTTCTCGTCAGCAATTCCGGAG GTTATTACGCATCAAGCCTGATGTGAGCAAAAAAGTGTTGTCTGAAAACAGCTTACTAAAGAGCATCTCCTTTGATGAACCCTTCCTTGGTGAGGAATTGGTCCAGGAAG CCTTTGACCTTCCCCAGAGGCCAAATGAGGCTCAAATATTCTATGGGAATATGAATAAGGTCATCCTGTCATTACTCGGTACAGTGGAAGCCTCTGATTCAGGAGAGAGTGAACATATCGAGTGTGTCAGGGCCTCACAGCACCATGCCATGGATTCAGACAG TGGTCTGGGGACTTCAGAGCGTCACTTCAGTAACGTTTCCCTGGACGTTCTTCCAGTAAAAGGGCCTCCATTATGTCCGTCACAACCAGTGGTGAAACGGACTGAATCATCTGTGGACAACACCTGGAGTATCCAGCCTGAACAACTGGTCCTTACTGCACCCACCATCA CTGGTGCAGCTGATACCAAGCATGTGCGGATCCTGAACTGTTCAGACCGTGAACTGAGATTTGAGCTCTCCTGGCCTGCCCATTGCCTGACAGTCACCCCTCAACATGGCATCCTCGAGCCTCA GAGTCACTTGCAAATTTTAATTAGCCCAAACCCCTCACTGGCCAGCAAATCCTCAATGCTTCCGTGGAGTGGCCAGATATATATCCAGTGTGATGATCAGCAGAAG TTTATTAAAGTGCAGATCCGTCAGGACTTGGCTATGGATATCTCTGCTGTAAATTCATCCTCGGACCGCTCCCTTTGCCCCCTTCCACCCCAGACTGAGACCCCTGTAGGCTCAGGGTTTAAAGCTCAGTGCAGTAGCCCACACACTAGCGTGGAAATTAAGAACCGCACAGTGGTCTTTCCATCGACATGCTCTGGAGAGTCCTCAG AATGTTCTGTAGATGTGGAGAACCATGGAGAAGAAGTTAGGTGGTACCTTTCTTCTTTTGCCCCTCCATATGTTAAG GGTGTGGATGGAAGTGGGGATGTTTATCGGGCCACATATACAGCTTTCAGATGTGAAAGAATGTCTGGGATGCTTGGGGTCAAAGAAAAGATGCAG GTGCCGTTTACGTTTCTCCCGCGGGACGGGGGCGACTATGCTCAGTTTTGGGATCTTGAATGCCACCCGGTGACAAAACCACAGCAAAAAAGCCGCATCCGGTTCCAGCTCAGTGGAATG GGCATAAGAGCAGGTGCAGGGACAGGCCATAAAGAAGACTGTACTCTAGTGCGGACAGACTTCAGTGCAAAGAACAGGAAGAAAGTGGAATCTGTAGGCTCAAAGACAGG TATGGAGTCCTCCAGGAAGGGAGTATATGCCCCTCAGAGTCTCTATACGTTCCCTGCCACACGTGTGGGTGAGGTCAGCACATTGAAAGTCAACTTTCGCAACAATTCTTGTGATACGCATGAG CTAAGATTTTTAAGTCCTTCAGAGCCTTTCTTCATCAAGCATTCAAAATATTCTCTAAG GACACAGCATTATATCAACCTGCCTGTGCAGTTCAAGCCCACTGCTGTAGGCCAGTTTTCTGGCTTTCTTCTGGTTCAGACAGACGCAGACGTTAAACTCTCCATAGAACTCTCTGGTGAAGCATTACCATAA